One window of Nitrospira sp. genomic DNA carries:
- a CDS encoding DUF2283 domain-containing protein, whose amino-acid sequence MAEKVKVWFDPDADYLEVQFREAPGFMRPTTHDAVMERVDDQGHVLGFSVLGVSRFRKDRPLEAELVAGD is encoded by the coding sequence ATGGCCGAAAAAGTAAAAGTCTGGTTTGATCCAGACGCAGACTATCTTGAGGTCCAGTTCCGCGAGGCACCGGGGTTCATGCGCCCGACCACCCACGATGCTGTGATGGAACGTGTGGACGATCAGGGGCATGTTCTAGGATTCAGCGTGCTTGGTGTCAGCCGCTTTCGGAAAGACCGCCCACTCGAAGCTGAACTTGTGGCTGGAGATTGA
- a CDS encoding DUF2283 domain-containing protein, translated as MKFHYYPETDSLYIDLSDKVSVDSREAAPGVVLDFDAEGHLVGIDIDHASQIIDLSRLEAEALPITTLSLSQKS; from the coding sequence GTGAAGTTTCACTACTATCCTGAAACAGACTCCCTCTATATCGATCTGTCAGATAAGGTCAGCGTCGATTCCCGAGAAGCAGCACCGGGAGTGGTGTTAGATTTCGATGCCGAAGGACATTTGGTCGGGATTGATATCGACCATGCCAGCCAGATTATCGACCTCTCTCGTCTTGAGGCAGAAGCCTTGCCGATTACGACGCTTTCTCTCTCTCAGAAGAGTTAG